A segment of the Polyodon spathula isolate WHYD16114869_AA chromosome 1, ASM1765450v1, whole genome shotgun sequence genome:
ATAGAACCCAAGTACCGGTAAAGCATTTTCATGGAAATCTTGCAGAAGACAAAAATACCAACATTGTCACCTTCATAACAGGCACCATAAACCAGCAACATATTCTCTCCTGTTAAGAAAAAAGGTATTTCTTGAACTGAAATCATTTTGATACCTCAaccaaaaatgtaaatcaatgtAAAGAGAAACCCCACAAAGAtaagaaaataatgtgttttaagcACATCTTGAAATTCAgccctgtgacaggatgacggcgagtggtgatgtcaggccagaatgcaggaagcaaaacaaaggcaAGTAAGTACTGCAGCTCAAAAGAATGTGCTACGTGCACCGTTTTTATTGaagacaaaaaaattaattacatatttaaacaaacgctcacagagcaaatgaaacagttaaacaaaaacaaagtctccaacacaaagaaaataaatactccaGGTCACACTGGGcagtcgccttcactgatcctagattgagtgtattttttaaatgaatctctcgctcctcgctcgctctcgttcctcctctgaacacccaccttgACAGGAGAGCTGctggcttttatgcaggtgaccatctcccgattagcaacaaattaatcacttaattaatttgggagatggccacattctgcattATGTCCCATCCACCTGCAAAcataaatgaaaagcaaaatacTGCCatgccgtcaaaacaataacacggcTCTCTCCGtcatttttacatataacaaataaatcataatacaaacacaaaatacaaaataacatgatacaggggcggagggggagaccccgtgcTAAAAActaacactgtacagggctgctcgccctgttacaagcCCCATAGTGTTCACAATAGTAAACcagcaattaaaagaaaattcaATAGAAAACTCCTATTCCTGAAAAAAGTACAAATGGGTTTATGCCTACAGTGCTTCCAAATATCGCAATACTGATTCTAGttgaaaaaaaggctttttttaaattaaaatgtagcactgtgacagaaagacaatgactcTTGGTGGTAATTCTGTTAATTCTGTGACGCTAAGTAATGAGAACAGACTgctctggactacttgacctgacacttcgttccgagggttgaAAGGAAGTCattcatgtagaaaagagacggagcttcggtacactaactcattgacccagaagggaaatgatgtggcagccgcggactggaggagcggctgcaaatGTTTACCAAAAGTAAGTGACGGTATCAATAGGGATTCCAAGCGTTGTTATCTGTTTCTTCATTTTGGTTTATGAAaagtgacccggaaggacctgtgttttgtatatCCGTAtcgtcagtgtttgtttgttctgtctatttgttgtttactatcactagacagctaacacgttccagagctgtcaccaaagaCCAGCACAAACCTACAACAGCACagcattgatcacctgcacctgtacactatcaaccactttgccacaagcaccAAAAAGTGTTGTTACCATTTTCATGTTGAATCATTTAGTAGGAAGAAATCAGGCTTTATTCGgtttaaacatgattttttttttttcttaaactaggACCAACTAAGCATGTGACACATTTCCTATGATTGCAATGTTCAAAAGTGGTTAATAATTTCCAGTGCTTATGCATTGGACTTCCCTGGAATGAGAACCTGTAGTGATCTCATtgcttaaatattgttttaaaaactaaGTCACAGGACTAGAGAATTCTGTACCCCCAGCTCCTTTAACAGCCATTATTGGCCTTGTATCCATGGTCTCTCAATgtactctttttattgatatcGTCTTTAGAAAAGTGACCACAGTCAATGAGATGAAGTTACCAAGTGTAAAGCAAATATGAAACAAACTCGATGTTAAGTAATTTCTGTAACCCCAGATACACTTTCATAAATTGGATTCATAAAGTTGCATCAGTGCATTTAAGTGGGcagcatatattttataaattgaaaGTTATGTAAATGTATACCTTTTCCTTTAGCTAACCTTCTTTATCTAATGCCCTTGTTGTGAAAAgaatcaaaaatattttcaaataagcaAAGAACACGTTTTTTGACATTAATGACAAAAACAATTTCAATGTAGTATCTAAAAcatttgttgctttaaaaaaaatgaaacaaagttaTAATATGTTGTTACTGTTCTCTAAATATGACAATATCCTATAGAAACTGCAGATATGAAATAAGGTAACATATAAACAATGGAAAATTGTCATGCAGCATAGAATTTTTTTGTGTTAACCTTTGTCACATTCATGATGACTGTCTCACATTACACCATGTGGTTTCCTAATTGATTAATCTAACAGTTTAATCATGTACTGCACAATATAGTTCACACGTAACCATTACTCATACCTAAATATCATtctctgttgcttttttttttccttgtaagaactgagaaatgtgtttggttttttttttttggttttttggggtttttgtttttgttaataactCTTATATGACCCATGTAGCTATGCCAGCAGTGGCTTAGCTGGGCTGTGCTCCAGGATATGTTAACTCTGTTTTTTCGGtagatatgaaaaataaattaaagacacTGAAgtttagtatagtatatatatacttatCATTAGTCAGAAAAATGAGCAACCACGTATTTAGTAAAGCCTGGCTCATAAGTATTAAGTGCATCATTAGTAAAATTTGTTTCAAACTTTTGATTTATTACAGCCTGTTTTTTCACATTCTAGAGGGCATTTTATGGCACTCTTCTCACCAGATTAATACAATTTGACCCATCAGTCATTGTTATGACACAGAATTAGAAACAGACTTAGAACCAAGAACCTTGAAGTCTCCACAGCACTGTTAAAACAATTTATCAAATCCTACTCAGGAGAAGACCATTGGAATGATTAGAGGATGTGAGTACTTATTGGCAACTCtgtatattgtaaatactgtatattctccccatattacagtacatgagtattaaaaacaatgtatccTACAAAAACAGGACAGGTTTACAgcaaaaagcaaaagaaagatGCATCCAATATGACACTTTATATatcaatgtatacatttaatgaggttagtaaatattaataaaaaatacataggaCAATAATAATAAGCGAAGAACAAGTCaattaaagtcattcaaaataGACTGCACACTGTACGGACATTTCTTCTGATATAATCACAAGTGCATGTTGTGGCTAAAATTAGCCTGCAGCTGGTGTGATGGAGAGGGGGCGCTGTGCTTTTAAAGACAATATCCAACATTCATCTGGAGAGGAGGAGAGATGATAATCTCAGTGTACTGGTGCATTTATCTTATTTAAATGTCCCCTTATAAAATATGAACAGGTCTGCTGTGAGTGTGTGCTGCTTGTGCAGTCACAGTAAATTGTTTGCTATGGTTTGACCTAAAGTCTCAGGAGTTACTTCTTAGTTCACCACCAATCGCCTCATTGCTTTGGGTTTTCTAATCTATTGAGTTGTTTAACTTTCTTTCCACCAACAGTGCATTCAAGTTTTAAAGTGGTGCCATCAAGGAAGTGTTTTTGATTAAGACCAGTGTCCTTGTCAGTATCATACATCCTCCACCACGGCTGTAAATTCAAGCTATCAGTACgataaaaaaaatggatgaaaaTTACTTATATCATCAGTGCAGTATGTATAGAAGAGCATACAACAAGAATGACCaaatttaatgaattaatttaatgaagCGATTATTAAGATATATGCAAAATGTAATCTTAATAtgtaaagaagaaagtttgtctgtctgttcctttatgcatgcGGACCCCGCAGGAGctagtgcaaccaaactttgcatggcctcctcttttaTCCAGGGGAAGGTCaagggctatgtttggatccaaaatgtTGACTCctggggtactttatttagtaaccccattgctggatcactacagtagccatgcatctcaaattaaagaaacccacaaaaccccaaaaataaataaaaacaacaaacattttaaaaaatgtaaaaatggttaaaaaaaaacccaaaaaaagggaaaggggtcacAGCGCTTGTGTATACTTCCCCTTTCTATCACTGGtgattcaattttattttctattgccAAAGAATTACGTCACTGAATGACAATTTTGTTCCAACAGCCTATCACAGAATATCACTGGGAGTTAGAGGACCAGTTTGAAGAAGTTAAAGATGGACTTGTGATCTGGATCCAGCTTGCTAGACCATTGGAATAAGTGAACTAAATTACTGACATCATCGATCTCAAAAAATGAGGCTGTACTGCAAATAGAAAGGAAATCCCACAGTGACTTGTTACACAAATTAACCTGACAATCACCATGCttcatttgttaaataaacaacTAGTAGAGAATAAGATGACTGAAGCACAAGTTTTTGACACATTGGTCGGGTACAGTAAGTAGTTCAAATGGGATACAATGTAATATTCCCTGTTTATTATGTTTACGGTCAAATATGTTGATTCCAACTGCTCTATACAAGTTCACATAGACAAGGAAGGGATACTTCAAGTGATTTCtttggaataaaaacaaactcaatGCCAGTTGGATTCTGatacagagaaaacaaatattaaaatgaaatattagagCAGCAGAACTCAGAGCCACTCAGAAGGAAACATTGTAAGAAAGATAATGGAAAGGTACAAAAAGGACATTTGAAGCCTAATCACCCTTTAGGCAATAcaagcaaaatgtgttttaaatgtgttggaTTAATAGATGGCCTTGACAATTTGCAAATCAAATTTGAACAAATCAAATTCCCATATTCCACACATTCATATCAAATCTTTAATCTTACTTCATCGTGACCGGGAGTATATTTTATTGTCATCATGAAAGTTTGaatacttattttaaattaatagctaACTGACAGTGAGTAACTGTTTTAGTTTTCACAAGGATTTGTGTTAAGCTTTAAGTCAAACCCCTAacccaatgaaaaataaaaaatcgaaATGGTCATTGGAGGTCTTTCACCACTACatagtaataatataaaatatctttatttttatatggcaccttccatagtggaccatcatcacaaagcgctttacagaggtaggctgtgaactgtgaattatgcagagtcacttacaataggacagtgatttaatatctcatccgCAGAATGCCACTGCCCTGTAATcacatcatttacatttttttagtgaCATTGTGAATCATAAATCATGACATATATTTTGTTCCATATTAAAGCGAAAGCCTCCTATCAGCATACCTACTGTCATTGTGGATCCAAATTACAGCAAGTTAAAAAATATTCACTgttcaaatataatattttattaatttgtctcTCTAAAATGCCGTTAAATTAATCATTTGTAAACTTAGAGAATtagcaacaatatattttttacatctgtttttttAGATACAGTATTGAGCATATACTGTCTGTATGAtcttatatacaaaaataagcaGAAACAATACACAATCATATATCCATTTCATAGTGTGTGCAGCATTGTTTTGGATGGTTTGCACTATtactttacatttagttttacattcacacgttttaaattacattttaaacaaaaaatgtacaaaactgaaACACCCACAGAAACACTCTTTTTAACCAAATATatcatattgattaaaaaaaattcttacatgaAATTGCTGATtaataaattctaaaaaatgcAAACTCATGAAAGATAACTGTCAGCACAAATAACACAGGAGATGCTTCATgcatcttacaaaataaaagaattctAGTTCTTATTTACTAATGAGTCACTTCCAGGCTCATGGTATAAGTGTGTGAGCTCACTAGACAGCGGTAGCATCAAACTCGAGAGCTCAAAGCAGAGCGTTTCAACTCAGAATCAAGTACAGTATTCAACAAGCAAAGAAGCTCAAGCAAACCatgaactgcaaaattacaggaCCCGTTGTCATTCTCTGCCTGGctcttgctgctgtttctgaagGTAAGACTGTTTGGTGTAACTAATATTACAAAGTTTATAGAATGGAAAGAGTGGTGGCATTCAGTTATTCTATAGTGTGCCtgttaaatgtgttgttattataatataaaacagaTGATGAGTTTTGTTACACAGGTGATGTATTAATTGTATGCTAAAATTACAGTTTGtcaccagtaataataataataataataataataataataataataataataataataataataatatttaaaagaaaagtcgAAGATAAActgatcttcttcttcttcttcttcttcttcttcttcttcttcttcttcttcttcttcttcttcttcttcttcttcactggCAATGTTATATCTACAGGGATGTCTTTGAAAAGCATTGGACTGGAGCTTCGTTGTCAGTGCATTGAAAAAGAATCCAGATTCATCCATCCTAGGCAGATCCAGAATGTAGAGCTCTTCCCCAGTGGACCGCACTGCAAGGATGCTGAAGTCATGTGAGTGTTTCTTAAGCTGAACGCCACTCTTTTACTatagtatttaataataataaacgataTATGGGATGCAGTTGGGTTTATGTTGTTTTTGTGGCATCAAATAAAGTAAATATCCACTTTACAAATGAGAAAGTCACTTTGGGTGGTCCAGTGACTTCCAAAGCAACATTCTAGAAATGCATgtctaaataaatgcattttattaatgtgACTGCGCTGTACCTTATtacatgtgtgttttaatgttttgggggttttttgtttgttttttgtagtgctACTATGAAATCTGGTCATCATATTTGCTTGGACCCAAATGCTCGTTGGGTCAAGATAGTTATTGAGAGAATCTTAGAAAGGtaattattgtttgttatttatttttactaactaTAGACTGAGTATGCatgaattcagtttttttttttctaaaatgtaaagtaaaaaagctgctaagcgttttttttttcttatcctaGTAATTTACAATCTTTGAAAACCACCTCAACGTCTTTAGATAGTGCTTCTTTTTAGTAGTTGCTTGATATTCTGTAGATGCAGCTCTATATTTCTAGTTGGCATACATTACGTTACATAGAATGCATACAATATGTCTATGACAGGCAAattgaactgaagagcagctactGCAGTATCTCAGTTAAGGTATTATTATATCAGGCTTTTAACCTTTTCAGTTTCAGTGACTATCACATACAATAGAAGAAGGTATAtttatgcatgtttattttgtttattgcagcTCTCAGGTCTGAAGACTGCAGTGGAAATTGAGAGGAACAGAAATAATCTGAAGTCACCCTCACAGATTACCGATTTAACCACTTGCTTGTTTATCAGAGTGTTTATTTATGTGTctatcatgtatttatttgtcaatGTGCTTTGCAAAATGTACACGTACATGGAAGACTGAGGGATGGCAGTAGAGTTCAGACCAGTTTTAGTGTCTGTATTCATCAAAAGTTAAAACTCGTATTGGAATATTTCATCAGTTCACAGTAACGCTATAAGTAGAAACTTCAGATCTGTTTGTCTGAAACTGTTACTGTCAGTGTtagtcatgtttttgtttaaatgcgATTTTTACTAGTATTTTTTACAGCACTCTAATACCATATATATTATACTCTACCAATACATCTGTAAATGGCAAACAGCCATATTTCTTTTTGTGTCAAATGTGATTGTTCTgaagtacatttaatttataaaccaacaaattattttattaatcatatttaaaatatattatttatttgttgcatgcTTTAGCTTTCACGTGTTTaaaggatgttgtttttttttatttcttatgtatgtaaaacatattttttaacttaaattatgtctaaaataaaaattttaCAATAATTTGCATATAGCTTTTatattatctttatatatatatatatatatatatatatatatatatatatatatatgacaaaatatactattgtattataattatgaattatataaatattttactatattattatattattattattattattattattattattattattattattattattattatcagtgatTAATATATTGACGGTGGTAGCAGTATCTGAGGGTTATGGTATACACGAAAGCAcacacagttgcaataaaaggaaTAACACTCAGATTAACAAATTAAATTgtccctgtttatttaatatatcatgtATGACACAACAGTCTGGtgctgacaaactgctggtttaggacagaatacccaacagtaattcttaaaacttttaatggcaagtctttggatgcacagaatcaaaagacagtattttgGAATCATCTTCGGAAACACACATATTCACAttctattcagcaaagttattataaataatagacAATAGTCTGCACTATCaatgtttatcacattaccatttacttcccatctcagcataattatgtgtgccatttaaaatgtttacagcatCAAAAAAAttaactgcaagaaaaaaaacattttattgacgCCAACGTAACATTATCCAAAGGGACTTGGTATAAGTTTCTGTGGCTTGGCACTTTCTACAGACTCTCatgttttcttccttcatttttcttttgcaagtactGTAAGAAATGTAGCATTTTTTGACCCGGAAATgatacacaggataatctggatgtatATCAgacaccaaaaacaaattcaaccagacgctattgctgttaataaaatgctgccgcgcctaataaataaaaccaaaaatgtcaAAGTAgaagtattgtgattattatttatgtttactagTGCATTTATGCCCCTAAAGAATGCAGAGAGATTGTGCTTtgctgattagtattcaattatacaatgagttgaaaactgcaaagttcatgagcccCACAGGTGGATGATAATTTAGAAACTATAGTCAGGCTgtaactttgagctgctaaacaaaaatgaagtaaTTATATTGGTATTGtgacaataatatataatacagttaaaatatatGTGGTTGAAAATATTTGGGCTGTACGATAACCCTCAGATGCTGCTATTACCCTCAATATAACAATCaccaaaatacattgaaaagcGGGGACAATATAAGCATTAAAAGGCAGGCATTGGTCCCTGGACATGTTCTGGACTCTGAACTTATTTTGTGGACCCATACAGTTCAGGTTATAGAGGGGGCATGTTTTCCTTGGTAAAACAGCTGAATGGATTGCATCTATCAACGCCCAGGTATAGTCACGTTTTCAAACCCAGGGATATgtgatcaactttttttttttttttaacccacaaaGTGATTTTCAAAAATCTATAAATGATTATGATTTTTAAGGTACTGTAATGGCATTAGACTATTGCATGAGGGTTAGAAAATTCAATGAGATTATACCTACAGTCAAGGATTTCATTCTGGAGGTTTACAGTAAATGACCATTCAGTAATGATTACTGCCTCCAGTTCCTTTAGGGAAGTTGGTGTCAAAAGACTTTTGTCCCACCCTcaactgcacagtacaggtcacagaaaagcagtaaagacgcactgataggctgattaaaactttgttctcAACGTTAActgctttttataaatgttatttgtggacgtttttttgtttgtttgttttttgcttaagtgcaatgcacacaggacagcaaacaaataaaaaaagcgcTATCTACAGAAGTTATGTAGTTTGTTTCTCTTGCGTTGTACAGTAGTTCACTGAATCTCAGCCTCAAGAAGCACAATTGATGGCCAAAGGAAAAATGTTTCTGGAAGCAAGTTCCTCAAATTAGAAACCAGCTGTACTCCAAAGAGTAAtacttctctctcctctctctctctctctctctctctctctctctctctctctctctctctctctctctctctatatatatatatatatatatatatatatatatatatacacacaaatatattatacAGGTTTacgtttaatatattataaatgttacGCCAGCATTACATTTCTCTTATTATAGTGTTTAATAACAGCTGTGGGGGaatgatgctatatatatatatatatacacacacacaaacacacacacacacacacacacacaaagttattTTAATCAAAATTCAGATTATCTCTTCAGCAAAGAACATTTCTGGAAACAGTTTATTTACCCTTTTCTCTGTTTGTTTGCAGTGCCACTCTGAAATCTGGTGATAAGATTTGCATGGAACCAACTGCCCGCTGGGTCAAATAGTTATAAAGAAAATATTGGAAAGGTAGTTATTGTTTGTCTATACTTACATTTTCACAAACCATATATTGCATATATAAGTTAGGTTAGGGAGTCAGTATGTTACTGTGTTATGCTGCTGAGAAACAAACAGACTTCACCATGGAGCTATGAAAGCAACATGTGTTTAGgacctgtttctgtttttatggCTGACATGTACAGTTGCAGAATTAATGTTTATGTATGTTTTGTGTCTTTATTGCAGCTCCCAGGCCTGAAATCCTGCAATGGAAATTTAGAGGAACAAACCTGAAGAGAAACTGAAGTGAACCTCGGGGTTgatcttttttataaaaaattttaaacGTGATCACGATATGTAAATtgtacctttaaaaaacaaaaaaaacaaacagccaacTGGTCAAGACAATGtgatataatgttatttaattgtttacaATTGTTTAATATGTTGCATTCATTGTACGTATGCACTTGTATGGCAAACTGacatatttcttttgtttgtatgtCAAACTTGATTATTTTGTAAACTATACATTTAATGTATTAGTTCactgaatttaaaatgtatattttttaatctagTTGTAATATGTTAAATTGTTTATGTGTTGCCAGTACGAGTgtgttttaatttcttaatttttttactaTGTGTGAAACCTAGTTTTAAACATACTATGTCTCCATGTTTTCAGTGTCTCAATaacaattgttaaaaataaaaactaatatttGAATAATATTTGGCTTTCAAAtatcttaagaaaaaaatatttattacagaattatcaatcaatcaatctttattttatatagcgcctgtcATAGTGgatcactttacaagatacagtaaaaaaaaacaaagcataatacattgTAGTAAATTAGGTATTTAAGTTCATTATCACGTAGAACTTGGATTTCCTTGACAATAATCAACATTATGACAATATAAAACCatcttttatttatgaataaaaaggttgcacaactaatctaatatgaCAGAAAGGAAAGGCGATTGGTTGGAGATAAGTGTGAATAGTATACAcctcattgattccatagtcaggAGAACATAAcaaattttacaaacgagaggaggccattcagtacatcttgcttatttggttgttGTAGTTTATTGAGCCCagaatctaatcaagcagcttcttgaaggatcccgggtgccagcttcaacaacattagtggagagttggttccagacgcccacaattctctgtgcaaaaaaaaaaaagtgcctcctattttctgttctgaatgcccctttatctaatttctatTTTTGACCCatggtcctggtttcttttttcaggtcgaaaaagtcccttgggtcgatattgtttataccttttagaattttgaatgcttgaatcagatctctgcgtagtcttctttcttcaaggctgaatacattcaattattttagcctgtctccatatagcattccttttaaacccggaataattctggtcgctctcctttgcactctttctagagcagcaatatcctttttgaagcgaggtggccagaacggaacacaatatgaggtcttactaatgcattgtacag
Coding sequences within it:
- the LOC121322157 gene encoding interleukin-8-like; protein product: MNCKITGPVVILCLALAAVSEGMSLKSIGLELRCQCIEKESRFIHPRQIQNVELFPSGPHCKDAEVIATMKSGHHICLDPNARWVKIVIERILESSQV